In Vigna angularis cultivar LongXiaoDou No.4 chromosome 8, ASM1680809v1, whole genome shotgun sequence, one DNA window encodes the following:
- the LOC108344692 gene encoding U-box domain-containing protein 40, which translates to MEIQQSLKLTIHKKWPSSPKKTSKDSEPINTTATPKLKWKKIFFHTKTKPKIQNPPDEFLCPVSRSLMFDPVIVSSGHSFERSSVEACKNLNFTPQLPDGTTPDFSTLIPNLALKSAILKWCHTTHTPPPLPHNNLVQQTSIFPDTKLVQHTSISPDTPNSNLVQTSISPNVGTVEEKLSDRDPILDSLDENPPPTNLRRHAETEVPIRPTHLYTSSEESIATSSASTPPFQLATRPSCCYYSSPSSSEIEPAATPEEEEITGKLKSPLQNIVEEALLSLRKLTRVREETRVQLCTPRILSALRSLVLSKHVNVQVNALASLVNLSLEKSNKVKIVRSGMVPPLIEVLKFGSPEAQEHCAGALFSLSLEDDNKTAIGVLGGLGPLLQMLRVESERTRHDSALALYHLSLVQSNRSKMVKLGSVPVLLSMVKLGHMTGRVLLILGNLGSGSDGRAAMLDAGVVECLVGLLNVPDSATASTRESCVTVMYALSHGGLRFKAVAKAAGLVEVLQKVEKVGSERARHKVRKILEMMRAKEVEEEDVDWEELLDSGLGCRTRIRLGGGLDDSSVNSAEF; encoded by the coding sequence ATGGAGATTCAACAATCGCTGAAGCTCACCATCCATAAGAAATGGCCATCGTCACcaaagaaaacatcaaaagaTTCAGAACCGATAAACACCACTGCAACTCCCAAGCTCAAATGGAAGAAAATCTTCTTTCACACTAAAACCAAACCCAAAATCCAAAACCCCCCAGATGAGTTCCTCTGCCCCGTTTCCCGTTCCCTCATGTTCGACCCCGTCATCGTCTCCTCCGGCCACTCCTTCGAACGCTCCTCCGTCGAAGCCTGTAAAAATCTCAACTTTACACCACAACTCCCCGACGGCACTACCCCCGATTTCTCCACCCTCATCCCCAACCTCGCCCTTAAATCCGCCATCCTCAAGTGGTGCCACACCACCCACACACCCCCTCCTCTCCCCCACAACAACCTCGTGCAGCAAACCTCAATCTTCCCTGACACGAAACTAGTACAACACACCTCGATTTCCCCAGACACCCCCAACTCAAACCTCGTACAAACCTCGATCTCCCCGAACGTCGGTACGGTAGAAGAAAAGCTCTCCGACAGAGATCCGATCCTGGATTCCCTGGACGAAAACCCACCCCCGACCAACCTCCGCCGCCACGCGGAAACCGAGGTGCCCATAAGACCGACGCATCTGTACACGAGCTCCGAGGAATCCATAGCCACATCGTCGGCCTCAACGCCGCCGTTTCAACTAGCCACGCGCCCCAGTTGCTGCTACTATTCTTCCCCTTCCTCGTCAGAAATCGAACCCGCCGCAAccccagaagaagaagaaataacgGGGAAGCTCAAAAGCCCACTACAGAACATAGTCGAGGAAGCGCTTCTCTCTCTGAGAAAACTCACCCGAGTGAGAGAAGAAACCCGGGTTCAACTCTGCACTCCGCGGATACTCTCTGCGTTACGCTCCCTCGTGCTGTCGAAACACGTGAACGTTCAGGTGAACGCTTTGGCTTCATTGGTGAACCTTTCTCTGGAGAAGAGTAACAAAGTGAAGATCGTGCGGTCGGGGATGGTACCACCGTTGATCGAGGTTCTGAAATTCGGATCCCCTGAGGCGCAGGAACACTGCGCTGGCGCGTTGTTCAGTTTATCTCTCGAAGACGATAACAAAACCGCCATTGGTGTTCTGGGTGGTTTGGGCCCGTTGCTTCAGATGCTCCGAGTCGAGAGCGAGCGGACTCGGCATGACTCGGCCTTGGCGCTTTACCATTTGTCTTTGGTTCAGAGTAACCGGTCCAAGATGGTTAAGCTCGGTTCGGTTCCGGTTCTTTTAAGTATGGTTAAATTGGGTCACATGACGGGCCGGGTTTTATTGATTTTGGGAAACTTGGGTTCCGGGTCGGACGGACGGGCCGCGATGTTGGATGCGGGTGTTGTGGAGTGTTTGGTCGGGTTGCTGAATGTACCCGACTCGGCTACCGCGTCGACTCGGGAGAGTTGTGTGACGGTAATGTACGCGTTGAGTCACGGCGGTTTGAGATTTAAGGCGGTTGCAAAGGCGGCGGGGCTGGTGGAGGTGTTGCAGAAGGTGGAGAAAGTGGGGAGTGAGAGGGCTAGGCATAAGGTGAGAAAGATATTGGAGATGATGAGGGCTAAGGAGGTGGAGGAGGAAGATGTGGATTGGGAAGAGTTGCTTGACTCGGGGCTGGGTTGCCGGACTCGGATCCGACTCGGTGGCGGGTTGGACGATTCGAGTGTTAACTCGGCCGAGTTTTGA